In Dyadobacter sp. NIV53, a single window of DNA contains:
- a CDS encoding alpha/beta hydrolase, whose product MENKNSISKTSEFFVSNLYGGFATQQELDAEYDVEKAVPDFLEYIHYFTKSSETARGLLESRTVVSYGETLMERLTVYPAKNPDAPVMLFVHGGYWRLGIGDEYDFVALGPSQAGFTVVNITYALTPVVNIPEMVRQVRSAIAWTAKNISNFNGNPDSIFVAGHSAGAHLSAMAITTDWSAYGLPADTIKGVLAVSGLYDLEPVSQTFVQPSVCITAEQILSSSPILLIGQSNVPLTVVWGALETAAFQEQSYNYLKAWQHAGNQADSLVVSNANHFNILKGFETADGFLTREVLSLLENSKSISTF is encoded by the coding sequence ATGGAAAACAAAAATAGTATTTCAAAAACAAGTGAATTTTTCGTCAGTAATTTATACGGAGGTTTCGCCACCCAGCAGGAGCTTGATGCTGAATACGACGTGGAGAAAGCTGTACCCGATTTTTTAGAGTACATCCATTATTTCACCAAAAGCAGTGAAACAGCCCGCGGTTTACTTGAAAGCAGAACCGTAGTGTCTTATGGTGAAACACTGATGGAAAGGCTAACGGTTTATCCGGCCAAAAATCCGGATGCTCCGGTCATGCTTTTTGTTCACGGCGGATACTGGCGGCTGGGTATTGGTGATGAATATGATTTCGTTGCTTTGGGGCCATCACAGGCAGGATTTACCGTAGTCAACATTACCTATGCATTAACTCCAGTTGTAAATATTCCTGAAATGGTTCGCCAGGTGCGTTCTGCCATCGCCTGGACCGCAAAAAATATTTCAAACTTCAACGGCAATCCAGACAGTATTTTTGTAGCCGGGCATTCGGCTGGCGCCCACCTTTCAGCAATGGCCATCACCACGGACTGGTCAGCGTATGGTTTGCCGGCAGATACTATTAAAGGCGTATTGGCTGTAAGCGGGCTCTATGATCTGGAACCGGTTTCACAAACTTTCGTTCAGCCGAGCGTATGCATTACCGCAGAACAAATTTTATCTTCAAGCCCGATCCTCCTGATCGGACAATCCAATGTTCCGCTAACTGTTGTGTGGGGAGCTTTGGAAACGGCAGCATTTCAAGAACAATCCTACAATTATTTAAAAGCATGGCAACATGCAGGTAATCAGGCGGATTCATTAGTTGTTTCAAATGCCAATCATTTTAATATTTTGAAAGGATTTGAAACTGCCGACGGATTTTTAACCAGGGAAGTACTATCGCTTTTGGAAAACAGTAAATCCATATCCACTTTTTAA
- a CDS encoding DUF5996 family protein, giving the protein MKNQWPLLSYENGKSTYETLQLWTQIVGKIKLATLPWVNHSWNITLHITPTGLSTQTIPYQDQHFQIDFDLIAHQLKITSTKADLKQFDLNNLSVAGFYKKIFALLEELEIDLTINTLPSEIFGELIPFELDTEHAGYNSDQASAFHLALLNIQDVFMLFRTRFTGKASPIHFFWGGFDLALAFFSGRKAPRHPGKIPGLPDWVLQDAYSNEVSDCGFWTGSEALPEAAFYCYLYPEPEGYKNANVSPAEAYYNQTMGEFILPYASVQNAADPQAKLLQFLESTYAIGAGLAEWNQDLWEHEAKL; this is encoded by the coding sequence ATGAAAAATCAATGGCCTTTACTTTCTTATGAAAACGGAAAATCTACCTATGAAACGCTGCAATTGTGGACGCAGATTGTCGGAAAAATAAAACTGGCAACGCTGCCATGGGTGAACCATTCCTGGAACATTACCCTGCACATTACACCAACCGGGCTAAGCACCCAAACGATTCCTTATCAGGACCAGCATTTTCAGATTGATTTTGACCTTATCGCCCACCAGCTAAAAATTACATCGACAAAAGCAGACTTGAAACAGTTTGATCTGAATAATTTATCTGTTGCGGGTTTTTACAAAAAGATCTTTGCGCTTTTAGAGGAGCTTGAAATTGACCTGACAATCAATACACTACCTTCCGAGATTTTTGGAGAACTCATACCTTTTGAACTGGATACCGAACATGCAGGATACAATTCAGATCAAGCTTCGGCCTTTCATCTGGCACTGCTTAATATCCAGGATGTATTCATGCTTTTTCGCACGCGTTTTACTGGTAAAGCAAGTCCGATACATTTCTTTTGGGGTGGTTTTGACCTTGCGCTTGCATTTTTCTCAGGCCGGAAAGCACCCAGGCACCCGGGAAAAATACCAGGGTTGCCTGATTGGGTTTTGCAGGATGCATACAGTAATGAGGTGAGTGATTGTGGATTCTGGACCGGCAGTGAGGCGCTTCCTGAGGCAGCATTCTACTGTTACCTATATCCGGAACCGGAAGGTTACAAAAATGCAAATGTTTCTCCGGCCGAAGCCTATTACAACCAGACTATGGGAGAATTTATTTTACCCTATGCATCCGTTCAAAATGCTGCGGATCCGCAGGCGAAGTTATTGCAATTCCTGGAAAGTACTTATGCAATCGGAGCTGGCCTTGCTGAGTGGAACCAGGATTTGTGGGAACATGAAGCAAAGCTTTAA
- a CDS encoding YciI family protein, giving the protein MKTQIFHCNETTTMSEFVLVFHKDHRVKEVPPSEEKKQMHLKDWHDWFRSLAAQDKLAIPVQFWDPEGRVLKPDHLVTEGPYTEIEKSIDGLIVVKANDYIEAKEIANECPVLELGGTVEIRMVN; this is encoded by the coding sequence ATGAAAACTCAAATTTTCCATTGTAATGAAACAACCACCATGAGCGAGTTTGTATTAGTATTTCACAAAGATCATCGGGTCAAAGAAGTACCACCGTCTGAGGAAAAAAAACAGATGCATCTTAAAGATTGGCACGATTGGTTTCGCAGCCTTGCAGCTCAGGACAAACTGGCAATCCCGGTCCAGTTCTGGGATCCGGAGGGAAGAGTCTTAAAGCCAGACCATTTGGTAACGGAAGGCCCATACACAGAAATAGAAAAGTCAATAGACGGGTTAATCGTTGTAAAGGCAAATGATTACATTGAAGCCAAAGAAATCGCAAATGAATGCCCGGTTTTGGAACTGGGAGGAACTGTCGAAATCCGGATGGTGAATTGA
- a CDS encoding YciI family protein — MKVEKMNEFLLVFRSDYDTKRLQLSAGEMHTYLKCWDDWLDYLAAQNILARPFQSLDDQGMILNPNHTMERGPYFELKESITGLIVIKAMNYEEALKIAQDCPILEVGGNVEIRLGN; from the coding sequence ATGAAGGTAGAAAAGATGAATGAGTTCCTGTTGGTATTCCGCAGCGATTACGATACAAAAAGGCTTCAGCTTTCAGCCGGGGAAATGCACACCTATTTAAAATGCTGGGACGACTGGCTGGATTATCTTGCAGCTCAGAATATACTGGCAAGGCCTTTTCAAAGCCTGGATGATCAGGGAATGATTCTAAATCCAAACCATACTATGGAACGTGGCCCTTATTTTGAACTGAAAGAATCCATTACCGGACTGATTGTGATTAAAGCAATGAATTACGAAGAAGCATTAAAAATTGCTCAGGACTGTCCGATTTTGGAAGTGGGTGGAAATGTGGAGATCCGTCTTGGTAATTAA
- a CDS encoding YciI family protein, which translates to MSEFLLAIHRDITSTDATPSPEQMKSAIKPYQDWIAGIGAQDKLIGNPKRWDLDGRFVKKGNTVTNGPYAEVKESIGGLFLIKANDYDEAVEIAKGCPIIEYGAVVEVRMAIPPVQ; encoded by the coding sequence ATGAGTGAGTTCTTATTAGCAATCCACCGTGACATCACCAGTACAGATGCAACTCCTTCACCGGAACAAATGAAATCAGCAATTAAACCATACCAGGATTGGATTGCCGGCATTGGTGCTCAGGACAAACTGATCGGTAATCCAAAACGTTGGGATCTGGATGGCCGGTTTGTTAAAAAAGGCAATACTGTAACGAATGGTCCTTATGCCGAAGTGAAAGAATCAATTGGCGGTTTATTTCTGATAAAAGCGAACGACTATGATGAAGCCGTAGAAATCGCAAAAGGCTGTCCGATAATTGAATATGGTGCCGTTGTTGAGGTTCGTATGGCCATCCCGCCGGTTCAATAA
- a CDS encoding FAD-binding oxidoreductase, translating to MANYKVKVLDVRPVTHNVHAFTIEKPEGFNYVPGQATDLSIVKENWENEKRPFTFTSLQESDFLQFTIKSYPDRNGVTNQLLYVEPGDYFEISDAWGAIEYQGEGVFLAGGAGITPFIAIFRDLYSRNKIGNNKLFFSNKTTADIILKEEFETMLGNNFHKIISAENVDGCYYGRINKGFLQENITDFTRHFYVCGPDPFIASILDALQELGAHAETLVFEK from the coding sequence ATGGCAAATTATAAAGTAAAAGTGCTTGATGTGAGGCCTGTGACACATAATGTGCATGCATTTACGATCGAAAAACCCGAAGGCTTTAATTATGTTCCGGGCCAGGCAACGGATCTGTCGATAGTTAAAGAAAACTGGGAAAATGAGAAACGGCCGTTTACATTCACTTCATTACAGGAAAGTGATTTTCTGCAATTTACCATTAAATCATATCCTGACCGGAATGGCGTTACTAACCAGCTTTTATATGTTGAGCCTGGTGATTATTTCGAGATCAGTGATGCCTGGGGAGCGATTGAATACCAGGGTGAAGGCGTTTTTCTGGCGGGCGGTGCAGGAATAACTCCGTTCATTGCGATCTTTCGCGATTTATATTCACGTAATAAGATTGGGAATAATAAACTTTTCTTCTCGAATAAAACGACTGCGGACATAATTTTAAAGGAAGAGTTTGAAACCATGCTCGGTAATAATTTTCATAAAATCATATCAGCCGAAAATGTTGATGGTTGTTATTATGGAAGAATTAACAAAGGATTTCTACAGGAAAATATTACAGATTTTACCCGGCATTTTTATGTCTGCGGCCCTGATCCTTTTATTGCTTCCATTTTAGATGCTTTGCAGGAACTGGGAGCGCATGCAGAGACGCTTGTATTTGAAAAGTAA
- a CDS encoding DsbA family oxidoreductase — MKIEIWSDIACPYCYVGKSHLDTALQQFEFRDQVEVLLHSFELEPDIAENSGESQHAAVMRKYRQSDKLARETLDRATSAGKAVGVVIDFDKVITTNTFKAHRLIRFAAMEGKENEMKDRLFKAYFSEGKNISDISVLKELASETGIDARLVLENDLFSAQVRKDEKDARLSGIRSVPFFLFDSKYSVSGAQPISTFLEVLEKVWSENVPLRTGTQIENGCSDGVCNVNSL, encoded by the coding sequence ATGAAAATTGAAATCTGGTCCGATATTGCCTGTCCATATTGTTATGTTGGCAAAAGTCATTTAGATACGGCACTTCAGCAATTTGAATTCAGGGATCAGGTTGAGGTCTTACTGCATAGCTTTGAACTGGAACCAGATATTGCTGAAAATAGCGGCGAAAGCCAGCATGCTGCTGTGATGCGGAAATACCGTCAATCGGATAAACTTGCCCGGGAAACGCTGGATAGGGCGACATCTGCTGGCAAAGCGGTCGGAGTGGTGATTGACTTTGACAAGGTAATCACCACCAACACATTTAAAGCACATCGTTTGATCCGGTTTGCTGCTATGGAAGGCAAGGAGAATGAGATGAAAGACCGGTTATTCAAGGCTTATTTTTCGGAAGGGAAAAATATAAGTGATATATCGGTTTTGAAAGAACTTGCTTCGGAAACCGGAATAGATGCGCGGCTGGTTCTTGAAAATGATTTGTTTTCGGCACAGGTTCGGAAGGATGAAAAAGATGCCCGGTTGTCAGGCATTCGCAGTGTACCGTTTTTTCTGTTCGATTCGAAGTATTCAGTTTCCGGTGCCCAGCCAATAAGTACTTTTTTGGAAGTATTGGAAAAAGTCTGGAGTGAGAACGTGCCACTTCGTACTGGTACTCAAATAGAGAACGGTTGCTCTGATGGGGTTTGTAATGTCAATTCGTTATAA
- a CDS encoding SDR family NAD(P)-dependent oxidoreductase, producing MKKIIVITGTSSGFGTLMVRTFSNAGHIVIATMRNANTKNKEIADELGSLPGVEVVDLNVADDTSVKEGVQHILGKYGRIDVLINNAAIQGNGLLEAHSIAQIKKIMDVNVYGILRLYKEVLPAMRTLQNGLIINISSSSGRVSIPFQVPYNTSKFAIESITEGAYEELIGQGIETILIEPGAFLTELYAKEGTHADRADILESYGDGTIKMITGFSEKFGATLMNHQPDIQIVADAALTLVNMEKGTRPLRTPIDPIAGGLEVEYNDATSEIKGRWMKKYVS from the coding sequence ATGAAAAAAATAATTGTAATAACTGGTACCAGCAGTGGTTTTGGTACGCTGATGGTCAGGACATTTTCAAATGCCGGCCATATTGTAATAGCTACTATGCGAAATGCGAATACCAAAAATAAAGAAATTGCAGATGAACTCGGAAGTTTGCCAGGCGTTGAAGTGGTGGATTTAAATGTAGCCGATGATACTTCTGTAAAAGAGGGCGTGCAACATATTTTGGGTAAATATGGCAGGATTGATGTGTTAATCAACAACGCTGCGATCCAGGGAAACGGCCTTTTGGAAGCACATAGCATTGCCCAGATAAAAAAGATCATGGATGTGAACGTTTATGGCATTTTACGTTTGTACAAAGAGGTCCTGCCTGCTATGCGTACACTTCAGAATGGTTTGATCATCAACATATCAAGCAGCTCCGGCCGCGTTTCAATTCCGTTTCAGGTGCCATACAACACCTCAAAATTTGCCATTGAAAGTATTACAGAAGGAGCTTATGAAGAGCTGATCGGACAAGGTATTGAAACAATACTGATTGAACCCGGCGCTTTTTTAACAGAATTATATGCAAAAGAAGGCACCCATGCAGACCGGGCGGATATCCTGGAATCTTATGGAGACGGTACAATAAAAATGATTACCGGTTTCAGTGAAAAGTTTGGCGCAACCTTAATGAATCACCAGCCCGATATTCAGATTGTAGCAGATGCAGCACTAACTCTTGTAAATATGGAGAAAGGAACGCGGCCTTTACGAACGCCGATTGATCCTATCGCCGGTGGTTTAGAAGTGGAATACAACGACGCGACTTCTGAAATTAAAGGGAGATGGATGAAAAAGTATGTTTCGTAA
- a CDS encoding oxidoreductase, whose translation MNDQVVLITGASSGMGKATAELLSASGYKVYGAARRTEMMQSLKEAGIRILQMDITDDSNIQLGIDEIMKREGRLDILINNAGFGLFGAIEDVPMEEARYQMEVNVFGLARLTQLALPQMRKQKSGIIVNITSTGGKLSSPLGGWYHASKYAVEALSDSLRMEVRQFGIKVIVIEPGAIKSEWGDIAMETLKKISAGKAYSPLAGKIAGMSQKLKPKNEDPEVIARLILKAIGAKNPKTRYHAGYLSGTILFLKKILTDKQFDKLMLSQMK comes from the coding sequence ATGAACGATCAGGTTGTGTTAATAACCGGAGCATCTTCCGGTATGGGAAAAGCGACTGCGGAGTTGCTGAGTGCAAGTGGTTACAAAGTATATGGCGCTGCGAGACGAACAGAAATGATGCAGAGCCTGAAAGAGGCCGGCATCAGGATCCTGCAAATGGATATCACCGATGACAGCAACATACAACTCGGAATCGATGAAATCATGAAAAGAGAAGGCCGCCTGGATATCCTGATCAATAATGCGGGTTTCGGTTTATTCGGAGCAATTGAAGATGTACCGATGGAAGAGGCCCGATACCAGATGGAAGTCAATGTGTTCGGGCTTGCCAGGCTGACGCAGCTCGCACTGCCCCAGATGAGAAAGCAGAAATCAGGCATAATTGTGAACATTACATCAACCGGCGGAAAGTTGTCGAGCCCGCTGGGCGGCTGGTATCATGCCAGTAAATATGCTGTTGAAGCGTTGAGCGATAGTTTGAGAATGGAGGTCAGACAATTTGGAATTAAGGTCATTGTGATCGAACCCGGTGCGATAAAGTCGGAGTGGGGCGATATTGCTATGGAAACTCTGAAGAAAATTTCAGCGGGAAAAGCATATAGTCCGCTTGCCGGAAAAATTGCCGGAATGTCACAAAAGCTAAAACCCAAAAATGAAGACCCGGAGGTAATTGCCAGGCTGATACTGAAAGCAATCGGCGCTAAAAATCCGAAGACAAGGTATCATGCGGGTTATTTATCAGGAACAATATTATTTCTTAAAAAGATATTGACCGACAAACAATTTGACAAACTGATGCTCAGCCAGATGAAATAA
- a CDS encoding bestrophin family protein, whose protein sequence is MHAGKSYKLSEFLFWTRRSIYVLIILGIVPVFLYHFAGLKWLNIPWPVVALLGTATAFIVGFKNTQTYNRTEEAQQIWTTILNLSRAWGLVSRDYFDNPAKTKDLIYGHLAWLTALRYQMREHRIWESTAKKHNAEYSRFYSIPEKEMPLKKELAKYLSTEDLTYILKTGNKATHIMGLQSRTLKELYRNEQIVLLQFVEMERGIKEFFVQQGKAEQIKDSPYPRQYAIINTLFVRLFCLLLPFGMLKEFEKLDELVDGVMKGQMVWLVVPFSIMISWMYTSLEQVGESTENPFEGGANDVPISQMCRNMEIELREFLGETELPLPLQAQNNIIL, encoded by the coding sequence ATGCATGCAGGTAAATCCTATAAACTTTCAGAATTTTTATTCTGGACCCGAAGAAGCATTTATGTACTGATTATTTTGGGAATAGTACCCGTTTTCTTATATCATTTTGCTGGCTTGAAATGGTTAAATATTCCCTGGCCGGTTGTTGCGCTTTTGGGGACAGCAACTGCATTTATTGTTGGTTTTAAAAATACCCAAACTTATAACCGGACTGAGGAGGCCCAGCAAATTTGGACTACTATTCTTAATCTGAGCAGGGCATGGGGCCTTGTTAGCAGGGATTATTTTGATAATCCGGCGAAGACAAAAGATCTGATTTATGGGCATCTTGCGTGGCTTACCGCGCTGCGTTACCAGATGAGGGAACACAGGATCTGGGAAAGTACGGCCAAAAAACATAATGCGGAATACAGCCGGTTTTATTCTATTCCGGAAAAAGAAATGCCGTTAAAGAAGGAACTTGCAAAATACCTTTCAACCGAAGATTTAACATACATTCTCAAAACAGGAAACAAGGCCACGCATATCATGGGACTGCAAAGCCGGACTTTAAAAGAACTTTACCGGAACGAACAAATTGTGCTGCTTCAGTTTGTGGAAATGGAAAGAGGAATTAAGGAGTTTTTTGTACAGCAGGGTAAAGCTGAACAGATAAAAGATTCGCCCTATCCGAGACAATACGCGATTATTAATACGCTTTTCGTACGTCTGTTTTGCTTGCTGCTTCCCTTCGGAATGCTCAAAGAATTTGAAAAACTGGATGAGCTGGTCGATGGTGTGATGAAAGGCCAGATGGTTTGGCTCGTTGTTCCTTTCAGTATTATGATTTCCTGGATGTATACTTCGTTGGAGCAGGTTGGAGAAAGTACTGAAAATCCTTTCGAAGGAGGTGCAAACGATGTTCCGATATCCCAAATGTGCAGGAATATGGAAATTGAACTGAGAGAATTTCTTGGAGAGACTGAACTGCCGTTACCACTTCAGGCTCAGAATAATATTATTCTTTAA
- a CDS encoding pirin family protein, producing the protein MNNLQISAVLQTNNTGNSEFSARKVRGAYFKGLMDPLIGFDHFQLTNDVFGAHPHAGMSAISYLFDDSVPYHNLDSIGTDRMITPGSMMWTWAGSGVVHTEFPVPNGGRVHGLQLFVNIPAHNKQHPPQSLFVDRSDIPEISEAGLKVRVVSGSTGSTVNAAQTPDKLTFLHIFISAGKSFTHKLPKGWTGTIYTIIGSINFENTTGSLKLGSGTVISVGLSDNDEDLTFSADDDSQVILLSGEPLNEEIFSSGAMAMSSPGELGKAISDFEEGKMGFIKVQGENRKVVLPV; encoded by the coding sequence ATGAACAATTTACAAATTTCCGCAGTGCTTCAAACTAATAATACGGGAAACAGCGAGTTTTCGGCAAGAAAAGTCCGTGGTGCTTATTTCAAAGGACTTATGGATCCATTGATAGGATTTGACCATTTTCAACTGACTAATGATGTTTTCGGTGCGCATCCACACGCAGGAATGTCGGCAATCAGTTATTTATTTGATGATTCTGTGCCTTATCATAATCTGGATTCGATTGGGACCGACCGCATGATCACACCTGGAAGTATGATGTGGACCTGGGCTGGCAGCGGCGTTGTACACACCGAATTTCCCGTACCGAACGGCGGAAGAGTACACGGTCTTCAGTTGTTTGTGAACATACCTGCTCACAACAAGCAGCATCCGCCACAAAGCCTATTTGTTGATCGTTCAGATATTCCTGAAATTTCCGAAGCCGGTTTGAAAGTAAGAGTCGTTAGCGGTAGTACAGGCAGTACTGTCAATGCTGCCCAAACGCCTGATAAACTGACTTTCCTGCATATTTTTATCTCGGCTGGTAAAAGTTTCACACACAAACTACCCAAAGGCTGGACCGGAACCATCTATACAATCATTGGAAGTATTAATTTCGAAAATACAACCGGTTCATTGAAATTAGGCTCAGGAACGGTCATTTCCGTTGGATTATCAGACAATGACGAAGATTTAACTTTCAGCGCAGATGACGACAGTCAGGTTATTTTATTAAGCGGCGAGCCCTTAAATGAAGAAATTTTCTCATCCGGTGCAATGGCAATGAGTTCACCTGGCGAGCTGGGTAAAGCAATTTCAGATTTTGAGGAAGGGAAAATGGGTTTTATCAAGGTGCAGGGAGAAAACAGGAAAGTAGTGCTGCCGGTTTAA
- a CDS encoding carboxymuconolactone decarboxylase family protein: MSTRLLIHKAYPDGYNALNAMDKVIKESGIDKWYQELIKIRASHINGCAFCLDKHTRDALLLNINPRKITLIPVWREATDHFTEEEQVILRLTEEITSIYKDGLSDDVYNESIRLFGEGLTAQLIMAATVINAWNRIGVGLKMQPKF; encoded by the coding sequence ATGAGCACAAGACTTTTGATTCACAAGGCGTATCCTGATGGTTATAACGCTTTAAACGCAATGGATAAAGTAATTAAAGAATCCGGTATTGATAAGTGGTATCAGGAATTAATTAAGATCCGAGCTTCGCATATCAACGGATGTGCTTTTTGTTTAGACAAACATACCAGGGATGCGCTGCTGCTGAATATTAATCCCAGAAAAATAACGCTAATACCCGTTTGGCGGGAAGCAACTGACCATTTTACGGAAGAGGAGCAAGTGATTCTCAGACTTACCGAAGAGATTACTTCAATTTATAAGGATGGCCTCAGTGATGACGTTTATAACGAAAGTATTCGCTTGTTCGGCGAGGGACTGACGGCACAACTAATAATGGCTGCAACCGTAATCAATGCCTGGAACCGAATTGGTGTTGGGCTCAAAATGCAGCCTAAGTTTTAA
- the hmpA gene encoding NO-inducible flavohemoprotein has translation MTTDQKNLIKATVPILKENGVLLTDYFYKRMFKGNPELKNVFNMANQQNSRQQTALAMAILAYAENIENPAVLMPAVDGISQKHVSLDIRPEHYIIVGKHLLASISEVLGEAATPDILDAWEVAYNQLASIMSGHESHLYGKQVQKKGGWSGWKPFIIKEKIVESAEITSFHLYPADQGPVADFIPGQYISIRLFIPELNLLQPRQYSISSSPNGEYYRISVKKESSANVNPDGMISNRLHDFLNSGDIIEVSAPAGNFILNTDGDHPVVFISGGVGQTPLISMLEKLIQSGSKKQKTWIHGCRDEKVHAFREVLDYWSDEKQDLQKHIFYDRIEDNDVSANTYEGWVDLSQFDSGILPADAEYYICGPGPFITKHYKELIEKGISKEAIHFEEFGPQTLQL, from the coding sequence ATGACCACAGATCAAAAAAACCTGATAAAAGCAACAGTACCGATTTTGAAAGAAAACGGTGTTTTACTGACTGATTATTTTTACAAACGCATGTTTAAGGGAAATCCTGAGCTAAAAAATGTGTTTAATATGGCCAATCAGCAAAACAGCAGACAACAAACTGCCCTTGCAATGGCGATTCTGGCTTATGCAGAAAATATTGAAAATCCCGCGGTTTTAATGCCTGCGGTTGATGGAATCAGCCAGAAGCATGTTAGTCTTGATATCAGGCCTGAACATTATATTATTGTTGGAAAACATTTGCTGGCTTCTATTTCCGAAGTATTGGGAGAAGCTGCAACACCCGATATCCTGGATGCCTGGGAAGTCGCCTACAATCAGCTGGCAAGCATCATGTCGGGCCACGAAAGCCATTTGTATGGCAAACAGGTGCAAAAGAAAGGCGGCTGGAGTGGCTGGAAACCATTCATAATTAAAGAAAAGATCGTTGAATCCGCTGAAATTACTTCGTTTCATTTGTACCCGGCCGATCAGGGTCCGGTGGCCGATTTTATTCCCGGCCAATACATCAGCATCCGGCTTTTCATACCTGAACTCAATCTTTTGCAACCGCGGCAGTACAGTATTTCCAGTTCTCCGAATGGGGAATATTACCGTATCTCGGTAAAAAAGGAAAGCTCAGCCAATGTTAATCCGGATGGAATGATCAGCAACAGGCTGCATGATTTTTTAAATTCAGGAGATATTATTGAAGTTTCTGCACCAGCCGGTAATTTTATACTCAATACAGATGGTGACCATCCGGTTGTTTTTATCAGCGGCGGCGTTGGTCAGACACCATTGATCAGTATGCTTGAAAAGCTGATACAGAGCGGAAGCAAAAAACAAAAAACCTGGATTCACGGCTGTCGTGATGAAAAAGTGCATGCTTTCCGGGAAGTGCTTGATTACTGGTCGGATGAAAAACAAGACCTGCAAAAACACATTTTTTATGACCGGATTGAGGATAACGACGTTTCGGCCAATACTTACGAAGGTTGGGTTGATCTCAGTCAGTTTGACAGCGGGATTCTTCCTGCGGATGCAGAATATTATATCTGCGGCCCGGGCCCTTTTATCACCAAACATTATAAGGAACTCATTGAAAAAGGTATCAGCAAAGAAGCTATTCACTTTGAAGAATTCGGCCCGCAAACGCTGCAATTATAG
- a CDS encoding Rrf2 family transcriptional regulator: MIFSKTCEYAIRAVIFIAQKSEKGAKAGIREIAEGIDSPVPFIAKILQDLSKRGLVQSSKGPNGGFYVDDDGLKITLADIVKAVDGDNIFTGCGLGLKNCSETKPCPLHNEFKVIRTKIQVTLSSATIGEFNESLNLGLSFIKER, from the coding sequence ATGATTTTTTCCAAAACATGTGAATACGCGATAAGGGCTGTAATCTTTATTGCGCAGAAATCAGAAAAAGGGGCGAAGGCAGGAATCAGGGAAATCGCTGAAGGAATAGATTCGCCTGTACCATTTATTGCAAAAATTCTTCAGGATCTGAGTAAAAGAGGATTGGTACAGTCGAGCAAAGGGCCAAACGGGGGTTTTTATGTTGATGACGATGGGCTGAAAATAACTCTGGCAGACATTGTAAAAGCAGTTGACGGGGATAATATTTTTACCGGATGTGGTTTGGGACTGAAAAACTGCTCGGAAACAAAACCTTGCCCGCTTCACAACGAGTTCAAGGTGATCAGAACCAAAATACAGGTAACACTCAGTTCAGCTACGATCGGAGAATTTAATGAGAGCCTTAATCTGGGACTGAGTTTTATTAAAGAAAGGTGA